One region of Primulina tabacum isolate GXHZ01 chromosome 17, ASM2559414v2, whole genome shotgun sequence genomic DNA includes:
- the LOC142530925 gene encoding receptor-like serine/threonine-protein kinase ALE2, translated as MELQMSFLVLEICLILCAMLFQESTGLSLQSSSVASLLHSIKVRAPNYGGKWDFMLLQNDVALSPTSAHTSSEHSERGTFAAEPDLKTPPTQSPAYNPSIGSPNSHKLNNTSNVHKNHHLRKKIHHFAPKPYHQLPSGPRIISPSPSPLPAIKGSISSRQLPLPANPQNHHLNKPSSSSPSPAISPTAEKNEKSLPPILSLTSPSPQNQWCMSVTCSEPLTYAPPGAPCGCVWPIEIKLLFSISLYSFFPLVSELAVEISTAIPLEKSQVRIVGADAVDQQLEKTTVLIKLVPLEQNFKAETAISIYTRFWKRDISIKKSVFGTYEVLDVRYPGLPPSPPSHSFATATIDGQPFPSSRNDDGPVKPFGVDVTSHRKKESSKSIVVITILSSVTAFVLFIGCLWLVLSKWGFFFCPRRRDLQGLIPLDKKTSGGNRLLAVKSGISSASMSFSSSLVAYTGTAKVFSIDDIERATDNYNTSRKLGEGGFGLVYGGVLDDGRQVAVKVLKRDDQQGSREFLAEVEMLSRLHHRNLVKLIGICPEDRCRCLVYELVPNGSVESHLHGVDKEIAPLDWCSRMKIALGAARGLAYLHEDSSPRVIHRDFKSSNILLEDDYTPKVSDFGLARTAADGGDEHFSTRVMGTFGYLAPEYAMTGHLLVKSDVYSYGVVLLELLTGRKPVDLTQPPGQENLVTWARPLLTFKNGLETIIDPTLKPNVPLDSVSKVAAIASMCVQPEVSHRPFMGEVVQALKLVCNDFEETREQMSRSCSQEDFLMDIESKRSRTSAELVGASGKYDSSIDAKIALSAVDLKNSSVGFEGQESESFRRQFNSAPLVMGRKKKFWQKLKGLSRGSMSEHEFSSEL; from the exons ATGGAGCTGCAAATGAGTTTCTTGGTTTTGGAGATTTGTTTGATCCTCTGTGCTATGTTATTTCAAGAATCTACAG GTTTAAGTTTGCAGTCATCATCTGTGGCTTCTCTGCTTCATTCCATCAAAGTGAGAGCCCCCAATTACGGAGGCAAATGGGATTTTATGTTGTTGCAAAATG ACGTTGCTCTCTCACCAACATCAGCTCACACCAGCTCAGAGCATAGTGAACGTGGAACTTTTGCTGCGGAGCCTGATCTCAAAACGCCTCCTACTCAATCACCTGCATACAATCCATCGATCGGAT CCCCCAATAGTCACAAACTAAATAACACCAGCAATGTGCACAAAAATCATCACTTGCGTAAAAAAATACACCACTTTGCTCCCAAACCATATCATCAGCTTCCGTCCG GACCTAGAATCATCAGCCCTTCTCCATCTCCTTTACCTGCAATAAAGGGGAGTATTTCATCCAGGCAATTGCCTTTGCCAGCCAATCCACAGAATCATCACTTAAATA AGCCCAGCAGCAGTAGCCCTTCACCTGCAATTTCTCCGACCGCGGAAAAAAATGAGAAATCTCTACCACCAATACTCAGTCTCACCTCACCATCTCCTCAAAATCAAT GGTGTATGTCTGTAACTTGCTCCGAGCCACTTACCTATGCACCTCCCGGAGCACCTTGTGGTTGTGTTTGGCCAATTGAAATCAAACTTCTCTTTAGTATATCCTTGTATTCATTTTTCCCTCTGGTCTCTGAACTTGCCGTAGAAATTTCTACTGCCATTCCATTAGAGAAAAGTCAAGTTCGAATAGTGGGAGCAGATGCAGTAGACCAACAACTTGAGAAAACCACTGTTCTAATCAAACTGGTTCCTTTGGAACAGAATTTCAAAGCTGAAACGGCCATTTCAATATATACGAGATTCTGGAAGAGAGATATTTCCATCAAAAAGTCTGTTTTTGGCACTTATGAAGTGCTCGATGTTCGCTATCCAG GTCTACCACCATCTCCTCCTTCGCACTCCTTCGCTACGGCCACAATTGATGGCCAACCTTTTCCGAGCAGCAGGAATGACGATGGTCCTGTAAAACCCTTTGGGGTAGACGTAACAAGTCATAGGAAGAAGGAGTCAAGCAAAAGCATAGTCGTGATAACCATTCTATCATCTGTGACAGCTTTTGTATTGTTTATAGGCTGTCTGTGGCTGGTTTTATCGAAATGGGGATTCTTCTTTTGTCCACGCAGACGAGATCTACAAGGGTTAATACCTTTGGACAAAAAAACCTCAG GTGGCAATAGATTGTTGGCAGTTAAAAGTGGAATTAGTTCGGCTTCAATGTCCTTCAGTTCTAGCCTTGTGGCGTATACAGGAACTGCTAAGGTTTTTAGCATTGATGACATAGAGAGAGCCACAGATAACTACAACACTTCAAGAAAACTAGGAGAAGGTGGTTTTGGACTTGTATATGGTGGGGTTCTTGATGATGGAAGACAGGTGGCAGTGAAAGTTCTCAAGAGAGACGACCAACAAGGAAGCCGTGAATTTTTGGCAGAAGTTGAGATGCTTAGCAGGCTACATCACAGAAACTTGGTAAAATTGATTGGTATATGCCCAGAGGACCGTTGTAGATGCCTTGTCTACGAGCTTGTTCCCAATGGAAGCGTTGAATCTCATTTACATG GAGTTGATAAGGAGATTGCTCCTCTTGACTGGTGTTCCCGGATGAAAATCGCCTTAGGTGCAGCTCGAGGTTTGGCATACTTGCATGAAGATTCAAGTCCTCGTGTGATACATAGAGACTTTAAGTCGAGCAACATCTTGTTGGAAGACGATTATACGCCTAAAGTTTCAGATTTTGGGTTGGCTAGAACAGCAGCGGATGGAGGAGATGAACATTTTTCAACTCGCGTCATGGGAACCTTTGG CTACTTAGCTCCAGAATATGCAATGACAGGCCATCTCCTTGTTAAAAGTGATGTTTATAGCTATGGCGTAGTTCTTCTTGAGCTACTAACGGGGCGAAAACCTGTGGACTTGACGCAGCCACCAGGCCAAGAGAACCTAGTCACTTGGGCTCGTCCACTCCTTACCTTCAAGAACGGCCTAGAAACAATCATCGACCCAACTTTAAAACCAAATGTACCATTAGATAGTGTTTCAAAAGTAGCAGCAATCGCATCAATGTGTGTTCAACCAGAAGTTTCTCACCGGCCCTTTATGGGAGAAGTTGTTCAAGCTTTGAAGCTCGTGTGCAACGACTTTGAAGAAACGAGAGAGCAAATGTCAAGAAGCTGCAGCCAAGAAGATTTTTTAATGGACATAGAAAGTAAACGAAGCAGAACGTCTGCCGAACTCGTGGGAGCTTCAGGCAAATATGATTCCTCTATAGATGCTAAAATAGCATTATCTGCTGTAGATTTGAAGAATTCATCGGTGGGATTTGAAGGGCAGGAATCTGAGTCTTTTAGGAGACAGTTCAATTCTGCTCCTTTGGTAATGGGAAGAAAAAAGAAATTCTGGCAGAAACTGAAAGGGCTTTCCAGAGGCAGCATGAGTGAGCACGAGTTTTCATCGGAATTGTGa